Proteins co-encoded in one Gossypium arboreum isolate Shixiya-1 chromosome 11, ASM2569848v2, whole genome shotgun sequence genomic window:
- the LOC108472076 gene encoding disease resistance protein RUN1-like, producing the protein MYSKIEVGEDNVRIIGICGMGGIGKTTLARVAYNQISPHFEGKGFLADVREVSNNSGLTSLQEQLLSQIFPDEHFKFFNVHKGKTIIRHMLSHKKVLVVLDDVDNLQHLKCLAGKRDWFGLGSRIIVTTRNEHLLRSFPVDDVYRPTTLNHEDALRLFNLKAFHGNTMLNDEFIELSKHVVNYAGGLPLALEVLGSLLCDRDATQWRSAIEKLKRVSNEDILNRLQISFDGLDETEKNIFLDLACFFNSEDKDLIMKVLDGCEFFPNIGIDVLIKKSLIKSKTTNICGCMIC; encoded by the coding sequence ATGTATTCGAAAATAGAAGTTGGGGAAGACAATGTCCGCATTATAGGAATTTGCGGAATGGGTGGCATCGGTAAGACGACTCTTGCAAGGGTTGCTTATAATCAAATCTCACCTCATTTTGAAGGTAAAGGTTTTCTTGCTGATGTTCGAGAAGTTTCAAACAATTCTGGACTTACTTCTTTGCAGGAACAACTTCTTTCCCAAATCTTTCCTGATGAACACTTTAAGTTTTTCAATGTTCACAAAGGGAAAACCATAATTAGACACATGTTGTCTCACAAAAAGGTTCTTGTTGTTCTTGATGATGTTGATAACTTACAACACTTGAAATGCTTGGCTGGAAAACGTGATTGGTTTGGTTTAGGGAGTAGAATCATTGTAACAACAAGAAATGAACATTTGTTGCGATCTTTCCCAGTTGATGATGTATACAGGCCTACAACGCTGAATCATGAAGATGCGCTTCGGCTTTTCAATTTAAAAGCTTTCCATGGTAATACAAtgctcaatgatgagttcattgAGCTTTCTAAACATGTTGTAAATTATGCTGGTGGTCTCCCCTTAGCTCTTGAAGTTTTAGGTTCTCTTTTGTGCGATAGAGATGCAACTCAATGGAGAAGTGCAATAGAAAAACTTAAACGAGTTTCTAATGAAGATATTCTCAACAGACTTCAAATTAGCTTTGATGGATtggacgaaacagagaagaataTATTTCTTGATTTAGCATGTTTCTTCAATAGCGAGGATAAAGATCTTATAATGAAAGTTTTGGATGGTTGTGAGTTTTTCCCTAATATTGGAATTGATGTTCTCATTAAGAAGTCTCTCATAAAGTCAAAGACAACAAATATTTGTGGATGCATGATTTGTTGA